Proteins co-encoded in one Microbacterium hydrocarbonoxydans genomic window:
- a CDS encoding TetR/AcrR family transcriptional regulator has protein sequence MKNTSRAAEPRRLPPEERERSILRGAVTLATESGLEALTVRAVAARVGVTPALVAHYRPVMESFVAEVFTTIVAAEREEVIASYDPAVGLRTNLLRLIETLLDDSRDDVAMVWVQSWALGARNEALGTRVRAEMDLWHSALEDLIARAIAEDPGVHREPVAQVDPASSAWMLLAMVDGMSAHSLVHWAPRDRAALARRTLSAVLDAPVPDSPAPDSPAPDSPAPDSPQRAGAQPAEPHR, from the coding sequence ATGAAGAACACGTCAAGAGCCGCCGAGCCGCGTCGGCTGCCACCCGAAGAGCGAGAGCGCTCGATCCTTCGGGGTGCCGTGACACTGGCGACCGAGAGCGGCCTCGAAGCGCTCACCGTGCGTGCCGTCGCCGCGCGCGTGGGCGTGACGCCGGCTCTCGTGGCCCACTACCGGCCCGTCATGGAGTCGTTCGTCGCCGAGGTGTTCACGACCATCGTGGCCGCCGAGCGCGAAGAGGTCATCGCGTCGTACGACCCCGCAGTCGGCCTGCGCACCAATCTGCTGCGCCTCATCGAGACGCTGCTCGACGACTCGCGTGACGACGTGGCGATGGTGTGGGTGCAGTCGTGGGCGCTCGGAGCCCGCAACGAGGCGCTCGGCACCAGGGTGCGTGCCGAGATGGATCTGTGGCACAGCGCACTCGAAGACCTCATCGCCCGAGCGATCGCAGAAGACCCTGGTGTGCACAGAGAACCGGTGGCGCAGGTCGACCCGGCCTCATCGGCCTGGATGCTGCTCGCCATGGTCGACGGCATGAGCGCCCACTCGCTCGTGCACTGGGCTCCGCGTGATCGAGCCGCACTGGCGAGACGAACCCTCTCAGCGGTGCTCGATGCTCCGGTGCCCGATTCCCCGGCACCCGATTCCCCGGCACCCGATTCCCCGGCACCCGATTCCCCACAGCGCGCGGGCGCACAGCCCGCAGAACCCCACAGGTAA
- a CDS encoding aminotransferase class V-fold PLP-dependent enzyme has product MTDSPETTTGTATADSFLLDAAHALDAADPLRAHLAAFADAPGVDAYLDGNSLGRPLRDTADKIAAFVRDDWGTRLIRSWDEQWMTLPMELGDRIGSLTLGAAAGQTVVADSTSVLIYKLMRAALSQARGSDPARTELVIEAGNFPTDRFMAEGVAAETGMTVRWIEPDPVHGVQVADVVAAISPTTALVSLSHIDYRSGALADMPAITRAVHEVGALMMWDLCHSAGVIPMQLDEWGVDMAVGCTYKYLNGGPGSPAFAYLRREHQGVLRQPIQGWWSAADIFAMGPEYVPAGDIRQLLSGTPPITSMIAMQGMLDLIEQATIDGIREKARSLTDFAVRAYDEVLAPLDVRLLSPRDAELRGAHVTIGHPDFRAVTQQLWADGIIPDFRFPDGIRLGLSPLSTSYVETLTGVLAVRDALESHGR; this is encoded by the coding sequence ATGACCGACTCACCCGAGACCACGACCGGCACTGCGACCGCCGACAGCTTCCTCCTCGACGCCGCCCACGCTCTCGATGCCGCGGATCCGCTGCGCGCCCACCTCGCTGCGTTCGCAGACGCACCGGGAGTCGACGCCTACCTCGACGGCAACTCTCTCGGACGCCCGCTGCGTGACACCGCAGACAAGATCGCCGCATTCGTGCGCGATGACTGGGGCACCCGTCTGATCCGCTCGTGGGATGAGCAGTGGATGACTCTGCCGATGGAGCTCGGCGACCGCATCGGCAGCCTCACACTGGGTGCTGCCGCAGGGCAGACCGTCGTCGCCGACTCGACCAGCGTGCTGATCTACAAGCTGATGCGGGCGGCCCTTTCACAGGCCCGGGGATCCGACCCCGCGCGCACCGAACTCGTGATCGAGGCCGGCAACTTCCCCACCGATCGGTTCATGGCCGAGGGCGTCGCGGCCGAGACCGGTATGACGGTGCGGTGGATCGAACCCGATCCGGTGCACGGCGTGCAGGTCGCCGACGTGGTCGCCGCGATCTCGCCGACGACGGCGCTCGTATCGCTCAGCCACATCGACTACCGTTCGGGTGCGCTCGCCGACATGCCCGCGATCACACGGGCCGTGCACGAGGTGGGCGCGCTGATGATGTGGGATCTGTGCCACTCGGCCGGCGTCATCCCGATGCAGCTCGACGAGTGGGGCGTCGACATGGCGGTGGGCTGCACGTACAAGTACCTGAACGGCGGCCCGGGCTCGCCCGCATTCGCCTACCTGCGGCGCGAGCACCAGGGCGTGCTGCGTCAGCCGATCCAGGGCTGGTGGAGCGCCGCCGACATCTTCGCGATGGGGCCGGAGTACGTGCCGGCCGGCGACATCCGTCAGCTCCTCAGCGGCACTCCCCCGATCACCTCGATGATCGCGATGCAGGGGATGCTCGACCTCATCGAGCAGGCGACCATCGACGGCATCCGCGAGAAGGCCCGCTCCCTCACCGACTTCGCCGTGCGCGCCTACGACGAGGTGCTCGCGCCGCTCGATGTGCGCCTGCTCAGCCCCCGAGACGCCGAGCTGCGTGGGGCGCATGTGACGATCGGGCACCCCGACTTCCGCGCAGTGACGCAGCAGCTCTGGGCCGACGGCATCATTCCGGACTTCCGCTTCCCCGACGGCATCCGCCTGGGCCTCTCGCCGCTCAGCACCTCGTACGTCGAGACCCTCACCGGCGTGCTCGCGGTGCGCGACGCACTGGAGTCGCATGGCCGCTGA
- a CDS encoding pyridoxal-dependent decarboxylase — MGAERMHAASPESTAIVDAVLDYSRRRMLAADVPLDKPQSPAELTRLVGTTITDAGLGSQRALSVFEHILAPACLTTSHPSYLSFIPTAPTIASIAFDLVVSASGLYGGSWLEGAGAVHAENEVLSFLASEFGLPDTAGGVFVQGGTIGNLSALVAAREAAKTRLLADGKELPRRWKIVCSVEAHSSNKSAAKVMDADVLLVPAGDDGVLRADAVREALVEHGDEICAVVATGGSTNFGIVDDIAGIAALKDELDFWLHIDGAYGLTAMLAPEARHVFAGVERADSVIVDPHKWLFAPFDCCALIYRDPDAGRRAHTQHAEYLDTLTDAGDFSPSDYSIQLTRRPRGLPLWFSLATYGVTAYREAVSATLALTQRIAAEITARPELRLVRDPQLSVVVFERDGWQREDYDRWSDELLDSQRAFVVPSSHRGRPNTRFAILNPLTTFDDLVGILDTMS, encoded by the coding sequence ATGGGAGCAGAACGCATGCACGCGGCATCGCCCGAGTCGACGGCGATCGTCGATGCCGTGCTCGACTATTCGCGACGGCGGATGCTCGCAGCCGATGTGCCGCTCGACAAGCCGCAGTCGCCCGCTGAGCTCACTCGGCTGGTCGGCACGACGATCACCGATGCCGGGCTCGGGTCGCAGCGCGCCCTCAGCGTGTTCGAGCACATCCTGGCTCCCGCCTGTCTGACCACCAGCCACCCGTCGTACCTGTCGTTCATCCCGACCGCCCCGACCATCGCGTCGATCGCATTCGACCTGGTGGTCTCGGCATCCGGCCTGTATGGCGGCAGCTGGCTCGAAGGCGCAGGAGCCGTGCACGCCGAGAACGAGGTGCTGTCGTTCCTCGCCTCCGAGTTCGGCCTACCCGACACCGCGGGAGGGGTCTTCGTGCAGGGTGGCACGATCGGCAATCTGTCGGCGCTCGTCGCGGCGCGCGAGGCGGCGAAGACGCGGCTGCTCGCAGACGGCAAGGAGCTTCCCCGCCGCTGGAAGATCGTGTGCAGTGTCGAGGCGCACTCCTCGAACAAGTCGGCTGCGAAGGTCATGGATGCCGACGTGCTGCTCGTGCCCGCGGGCGACGACGGCGTGCTGCGGGCCGATGCCGTGCGCGAGGCGCTCGTCGAGCACGGTGACGAGATCTGCGCTGTGGTCGCCACCGGCGGCTCGACGAATTTCGGCATCGTCGACGACATCGCCGGCATCGCCGCCCTGAAAGACGAGCTCGACTTCTGGCTGCACATCGACGGCGCGTATGGTCTCACCGCGATGCTGGCCCCCGAAGCACGGCACGTCTTCGCCGGGGTGGAGCGCGCGGACTCGGTGATCGTCGATCCGCACAAATGGCTCTTCGCGCCCTTCGACTGCTGCGCGCTGATCTACCGCGATCCCGACGCGGGGCGTCGCGCGCACACCCAGCACGCCGAATACCTCGACACGCTCACCGATGCCGGCGACTTCAGCCCGTCGGACTACTCGATCCAGCTCACCCGGCGCCCCCGCGGACTGCCGCTGTGGTTCTCGCTCGCGACGTACGGTGTGACCGCCTATCGCGAGGCCGTGAGCGCGACGCTCGCTCTGACTCAGCGGATCGCCGCCGAGATCACCGCGCGACCCGAGCTCCGTCTCGTGCGCGACCCGCAGCTGTCGGTCGTGGTGTTCGAGCGTGACGGCTGGCAGCGGGAGGACTACGACCGTTGGTCCGATGAGCTGCTCGACTCTCAGCGCGCCTTCGTCGTGCCGAGTTCGCACCGAGGACGCCCGAACACCCGCTTCGCGATCCTCAACCCGCTCACGACGTTCGACGATCTGGTCGGCATCCTCGACACGATGAGCTAG
- a CDS encoding hydrolase: MHAATFFDGEGWRDGIVVVDGGRMLLRDERPASDLPRLNGVIIGGFTDHHVHLQLVDHALLHASTLGRVVDLGANPLTIAALAEDAARFVSVAGAPSLNDRKDATPRVSSERSATTRPHDVAVDFAGAFLTPVGGYPSDRGWAPVGSFREIADAAAAARAVTEMADAGASCIKVADNAAAGPVFDDDLLRTIVEAAAARGLPVVAHAEGAGQAQRAARLRAARLAHAPFTERLADVEIARQAASVSWVSTLAIHDAESAERATAIDNVRRFHAAGGTVLYGTDMGNGPTPVDLNPAELAALREAGVDGDALLRALAPQNPLDPTSLLVRLPGTDAEPTLARPLTSADLKA; this comes from the coding sequence ATGCACGCGGCGACCTTCTTCGACGGCGAAGGATGGCGCGACGGCATCGTCGTCGTCGACGGCGGACGGATGCTGCTGCGCGACGAGCGTCCTGCCTCCGACCTGCCACGGCTGAACGGCGTGATCATCGGCGGCTTCACCGACCACCACGTGCACCTGCAGCTCGTCGATCACGCACTGCTGCACGCCTCGACGCTCGGTCGGGTCGTCGATCTGGGAGCGAATCCCCTCACGATCGCGGCGCTCGCCGAGGATGCGGCGCGTTTCGTCTCGGTCGCTGGCGCTCCCTCGCTCAACGACCGGAAGGACGCCACTCCCCGGGTGTCGAGCGAGCGCAGCGCGACGACGCGCCCGCACGACGTCGCGGTCGACTTCGCCGGGGCGTTCCTCACTCCCGTCGGCGGCTACCCGAGCGACCGAGGCTGGGCACCCGTCGGCTCTTTCCGCGAGATCGCAGACGCCGCAGCGGCGGCGCGCGCCGTGACCGAGATGGCGGATGCCGGAGCATCCTGCATCAAGGTGGCCGACAACGCCGCCGCCGGTCCCGTGTTCGACGACGACCTTCTCCGCACGATCGTCGAGGCCGCCGCCGCTCGCGGACTCCCCGTCGTGGCCCACGCAGAGGGTGCAGGTCAGGCGCAGCGCGCCGCTCGCCTCAGGGCCGCTCGGCTCGCCCATGCGCCGTTCACCGAGCGCCTCGCCGATGTCGAGATCGCTCGGCAGGCGGCATCCGTCTCGTGGGTCTCGACACTGGCGATCCACGACGCCGAGAGCGCCGAGCGAGCCACGGCGATCGACAACGTACGTCGCTTCCATGCCGCGGGTGGCACGGTGCTCTACGGCACCGACATGGGCAACGGACCGACACCCGTCGACCTGAACCCGGCCGAGCTGGCGGCTCTGCGCGAGGCAGGCGTCGACGGCGACGCCCTGCTGCGCGCTCTCGCTCCGCAGAACCCTCTCGATCCCACCTCGCTCCTCGTGAGACTCCCCGGCACCGATGCCGAACCCACTCTCGCCCGCCCGCTCACCAGCGCCGATCTGAAGGCATGA
- a CDS encoding tryptophan 2,3-dioxygenase family protein, with protein sequence MSTENNERELEAGIVTDLSGRMTYGSYLSLDQLLTAQNPVSVPEHHDELLFIIQHQTTELWLKQLLHELSSARRLLASDDLREALKRVARVKRIQDVMTQQWAILATLTPTEYAQFRGALGNSSGFQSVQYRAVEFALGNKNEKMLGVFNDHPANLALLTAEWHKPTLYDEFLRYASRRGLPIPAEILDRDVRLPYRETPELVPAIREIYQNHQQHWDLYEACEDLVDLEDNFQFWRFRHLKTVARTIGMKVGTGGSSGVGFLQRALDLTFFPELYTVRTEIGG encoded by the coding sequence ATGAGCACCGAGAACAACGAGCGTGAGCTCGAGGCCGGCATCGTCACCGATCTGTCGGGACGCATGACGTACGGGTCCTACCTGTCGCTCGACCAGCTGCTCACCGCGCAGAACCCGGTCAGCGTGCCCGAGCATCACGATGAGCTGCTGTTCATCATCCAGCACCAGACCACCGAGCTCTGGCTCAAGCAGCTGCTGCACGAGCTGTCGTCGGCACGCCGGCTGCTCGCGAGCGACGACCTGCGTGAGGCCCTCAAGCGCGTCGCGCGCGTCAAGCGCATCCAAGACGTCATGACCCAGCAGTGGGCGATCCTCGCGACACTCACTCCCACCGAGTACGCGCAGTTCCGCGGAGCGCTCGGCAATTCGTCGGGGTTCCAGTCGGTGCAGTACCGCGCCGTCGAGTTCGCATTGGGCAACAAGAACGAGAAGATGCTCGGCGTCTTCAACGACCATCCCGCCAACCTCGCACTGCTCACAGCGGAATGGCACAAGCCGACGCTCTACGACGAGTTCCTGCGATACGCCTCGCGACGCGGCCTCCCGATCCCGGCCGAGATCCTCGACCGCGACGTGCGTCTCCCCTACCGCGAGACGCCCGAACTGGTGCCCGCGATCCGCGAGATCTACCAGAACCACCAGCAGCACTGGGATCTCTACGAGGCCTGCGAAGACCTGGTCGACCTCGAGGACAACTTCCAGTTCTGGCGATTCCGCCACCTCAAGACCGTCGCGCGCACGATCGGCATGAAGGTCGGCACCGGAGGCTCGAGCGGCGTCGGGTTCCTGCAGCGCGCTCTCGACCTGACGTTCTTCCCCGAGCTGTACACGGTGCGCACCGAGATCGGCGGCTGA
- a CDS encoding agmatine deiminase family protein, whose product MAWHMPAETAPHDRTWMAFPAEGPTLGETAVEREEGYGAWTAVAHAVAEFEPVTMIVDPAEAARARRMLSGEIDIIEAPVDEFWMRDSGPTFVIDDERPGVLGAVDWIFNGWGAPAWAQWQKAAQHARIIAGAVGAELVSSTLVNEGGGIHVDGEGTVLLTDTVQLDPRRNPYADKARVEAEMARTLGTSKAVWLPRGLTRDYDDFGTNGHVDIVATLVSPGRLLLHDQPNPEHPDHAVTRELRAHLGEQTDAAGRRFEIIDLPAPATLRDREGFVDWSYVNHLVTNDGVVACGFGDEAADAAARAILADAYPGRRVISVDARPLFDRGGGIHCITQQQPSMAAHS is encoded by the coding sequence ATGGCCTGGCACATGCCCGCCGAGACCGCACCGCACGACCGCACCTGGATGGCGTTCCCCGCCGAGGGGCCGACGCTGGGCGAGACGGCCGTCGAGCGCGAAGAGGGCTACGGCGCCTGGACGGCGGTGGCCCACGCCGTCGCCGAGTTCGAGCCGGTCACGATGATCGTCGATCCCGCAGAGGCCGCACGCGCGAGGCGGATGCTCAGCGGTGAGATCGACATCATCGAGGCACCCGTCGACGAGTTCTGGATGCGCGATTCCGGTCCCACCTTCGTGATCGACGACGAGCGGCCCGGCGTGCTCGGGGCCGTCGACTGGATCTTCAACGGATGGGGCGCCCCCGCATGGGCGCAGTGGCAGAAGGCCGCGCAGCACGCCCGCATCATCGCGGGGGCCGTCGGCGCCGAGCTCGTGAGCTCGACCCTGGTGAACGAGGGCGGCGGAATCCACGTCGACGGAGAGGGCACGGTGCTGCTCACCGACACCGTGCAGCTGGATCCACGGCGCAATCCCTACGCCGACAAGGCGCGTGTCGAGGCCGAGATGGCCCGCACGCTCGGCACTTCCAAGGCCGTGTGGCTGCCCCGCGGCCTCACGCGCGACTACGACGACTTCGGCACGAACGGTCACGTCGACATCGTCGCGACACTCGTCTCTCCCGGCCGGCTGCTGCTGCACGATCAGCCGAACCCCGAGCATCCCGATCACGCCGTGACCCGCGAGCTTCGCGCGCACCTCGGCGAGCAGACCGATGCGGCAGGTCGCCGCTTCGAGATCATCGACCTGCCCGCCCCGGCGACCCTGCGCGATCGCGAGGGCTTCGTCGACTGGAGCTACGTCAACCATCTGGTCACCAACGACGGCGTGGTCGCCTGCGGGTTCGGCGACGAGGCGGCGGATGCCGCGGCACGGGCGATCCTGGCCGACGCGTATCCCGGTCGGCGCGTGATCAGCGTCGATGCCCGGCCGCTGTTCGACCGCGGTGGCGGGATCCACTGCATCACCCAGCAGCAGCCGAGCATGGCGGCGCACTCATGA
- a CDS encoding amidase: MIDVVEASIADLRRALETDAATAVEIIDAYLARIAAYDGADTETALNAVVVANPEARSEAEASDARRASGTTLGPLDGIPYTAKDSYLVRGLTAAAGSPAFADLIAQRDAFTIERLRSGGAICLGLTNMPPMANGGMQRGVYGRAESPYNADFLTAPFASGSSNGSGTATAASFAAFGLGEETWSSGRGPATNNALCAYTPSRGVISTRGNWPLVPTMDVVVPHTRTMDDLLEVLDVIVADDAEVRGDFWRAQPWVSLPSSSEVRPESYGALAEEAATALRGSRIGIPRMYINADPDAGTADEPGVGGPTGQRVETRASVIARWESARRDLEAAGATVVEVDFPVVSNYEGDRPGAPTIATRGLVTPEYLHREIVDLSAWAWEDFLQANGDPALHTLAHVDGATIFPHPEGALPDRYTGFDDDIAEYPDWVRTNPGVGFEDMPELPDGLRGLEETRRVDLEEWMDEHELDAVVFPAVADVGPADMDVNEESADLGWRNGTWIANGNLTVRHLGIPTVTVPMGLMSDIGMPIGLTFAGRAYDDSSLLRIAAGFEAIGAPGERRTPPPRTPSL; the protein is encoded by the coding sequence ATGATCGACGTCGTGGAAGCCTCGATCGCCGACCTGCGGCGAGCGCTCGAGACGGATGCGGCGACCGCCGTCGAGATCATCGATGCGTATCTGGCCCGCATCGCCGCCTACGACGGCGCCGACACCGAGACGGCGCTGAACGCGGTCGTCGTCGCCAACCCCGAGGCACGCTCCGAGGCAGAGGCGTCGGACGCGCGGCGTGCGAGCGGCACGACCCTCGGGCCGCTCGACGGCATCCCCTACACGGCCAAGGACAGCTATCTCGTGCGCGGACTCACCGCCGCCGCCGGCAGCCCCGCCTTCGCCGACCTGATCGCTCAGCGCGATGCCTTCACGATCGAGCGCCTGCGGTCGGGCGGTGCGATCTGCCTCGGTCTCACGAACATGCCCCCGATGGCGAACGGCGGTATGCAGCGAGGCGTCTACGGACGTGCCGAGAGCCCGTACAACGCCGATTTCCTGACCGCACCCTTCGCGTCGGGGTCGTCGAACGGCTCGGGCACCGCGACAGCGGCGAGCTTCGCGGCGTTCGGCTTGGGCGAAGAGACCTGGTCGAGCGGTCGCGGCCCCGCGACGAACAATGCCCTGTGCGCCTACACGCCCTCTCGCGGCGTGATCTCGACCCGTGGCAACTGGCCGCTCGTGCCGACCATGGACGTCGTCGTGCCGCACACCCGCACCATGGACGACCTGCTCGAGGTGCTCGACGTGATCGTCGCCGACGACGCCGAGGTGCGCGGCGACTTCTGGCGCGCGCAGCCGTGGGTGTCGCTGCCGTCGTCGTCCGAGGTGCGCCCCGAGTCGTACGGGGCCCTGGCCGAGGAGGCGGCGACAGCACTCCGGGGCAGTCGTATCGGCATCCCTCGCATGTACATCAACGCGGATCCGGATGCCGGCACCGCAGACGAACCGGGCGTCGGTGGCCCCACAGGGCAGCGCGTAGAGACGCGAGCATCGGTCATCGCGCGCTGGGAATCCGCGCGGCGCGACCTCGAGGCCGCCGGCGCGACCGTCGTCGAGGTCGACTTCCCTGTGGTGTCGAACTACGAGGGCGACCGACCGGGGGCTCCGACGATCGCCACCCGCGGACTCGTCACACCGGAGTATCTGCACCGCGAGATCGTCGATCTGTCGGCGTGGGCCTGGGAGGACTTCCTGCAGGCGAACGGCGATCCCGCGCTGCACACCCTCGCGCACGTCGACGGAGCGACGATCTTCCCGCATCCGGAGGGCGCGCTTCCTGACCGCTACACGGGCTTCGACGACGACATCGCCGAGTACCCCGACTGGGTGCGCACCAACCCGGGTGTCGGATTCGAAGACATGCCCGAGCTGCCCGACGGCCTGCGCGGACTCGAGGAGACACGCCGCGTCGACCTCGAGGAGTGGATGGACGAGCACGAGCTCGACGCGGTCGTGTTCCCGGCCGTGGCCGATGTGGGCCCCGCCGACATGGACGTGAACGAAGAATCCGCCGACCTGGGCTGGCGCAACGGCACCTGGATCGCGAACGGCAACCTGACCGTGCGCCACCTCGGCATCCCGACCGTGACCGTGCCGATGGGGCTCATGTCCGACATCGGCATGCCGATCGGTCTGACCTTCGCGGGCCGCGCGTATGACGACTCGTCGCTGCTGCGTATCGCCGCGGGCTTCGAAGCCATCGGCGCACCCGGCGAGCGCCGCACGCCGCCTCCGCGCACGCCCAGCTTGTGA
- a CDS encoding PaaX family transcriptional regulator C-terminal domain-containing protein has product MAAERAEQVAEKPVLDDIDARPGSTASLLRTLIGLYLRPLGGWISAADLVALAGDLGIPTAQARTGITRLKQKGLLLAERRHAVGYRLNPDAATMLERGDRRIFEMREMTDADRWCLISFSIPESARSIRHQLRRRLQWIGAGVVSPALWICPGHLQSDVQQIVAELDARAWVTTFQADTPMTPRTLPEAAAQWWDLDALRAEHLAFQRSLAALADEPFAAYVQLIDSWRMLPYLDPGLPPAMLPADWPGGRSYSEFARLSQTHADAAWRHVRDVASSTPVIEPEPMS; this is encoded by the coding sequence ATGGCCGCTGAGCGTGCCGAGCAGGTCGCAGAGAAGCCCGTGCTCGACGACATCGACGCACGCCCCGGCAGCACGGCATCGCTGCTGCGCACCCTGATCGGGCTCTATCTGCGGCCTCTCGGCGGCTGGATCTCGGCAGCCGACCTGGTGGCGCTCGCCGGCGATCTGGGCATCCCCACAGCGCAGGCGCGCACCGGAATCACCCGCCTCAAGCAGAAGGGGCTGCTGCTCGCCGAGCGCAGACATGCGGTCGGCTATCGGCTGAACCCGGATGCCGCCACCATGCTCGAACGCGGCGATCGGCGCATCTTCGAGATGCGCGAGATGACGGATGCCGACCGCTGGTGCCTAATCTCGTTCTCGATCCCCGAGAGCGCGCGCAGCATCCGTCATCAGCTGCGGCGCCGGCTGCAGTGGATCGGGGCCGGAGTCGTGTCGCCCGCGCTGTGGATCTGCCCCGGCCACCTGCAGTCCGACGTGCAGCAGATCGTCGCCGAGCTCGACGCCCGGGCCTGGGTCACGACCTTCCAGGCCGATACGCCCATGACCCCGCGCACGCTGCCCGAGGCGGCTGCGCAGTGGTGGGATCTCGACGCGCTGCGCGCCGAGCATCTCGCCTTCCAGAGGTCGCTCGCCGCCCTCGCAGACGAGCCGTTCGCCGCCTACGTGCAGCTGATCGACAGCTGGCGCATGCTGCCGTACCTCGACCCCGGGCTGCCCCCGGCCATGCTGCCGGCCGACTGGCCGGGCGGTCGCAGCTACAGCGAGTTCGCCCGACTGTCGCAGACACACGCGGATGCCGCGTGGCGGCACGTGCGCGACGTCGCCTCCTCGACCCCCGTCATTGAGCCGGAGCCGATGTCGTAG
- a CDS encoding LacI family DNA-binding transcriptional regulator yields the protein MGARTTIHDVAKAAGVSVSTVSKAVNGRYGIADATVQRVLDAVKDLGYESSLVASSMRARRTGVIGVLLADFEPFSAEILKGVGAAMHDTGFDLLAYAGSRHGASDGWERRSLSRLSGTLIDAAIMVTPTVVSAGAEIPVVAVDPHTGRADLPTVESDSFGGALAATRHLIELGHRRIGFLAGRPDLRSAGLRDAGYRRALADAGIPIDPSLIGIGRYELEATRESARIMLTGESRPTAVFAANDLSAIAVIDVAHQLGLRVPADLSVVGFDDVPEATRRALPLTTIQQPMRRLGAVAADMVVTLLSGGEIDEMNVILPTRLVVRATTSAPAQ from the coding sequence ATGGGGGCACGCACGACGATCCACGATGTCGCGAAAGCGGCGGGCGTGTCGGTGTCGACCGTCTCCAAGGCGGTCAACGGACGCTATGGGATCGCGGACGCCACAGTGCAGCGCGTGCTCGACGCCGTGAAAGACCTCGGCTATGAATCGAGCCTCGTCGCCAGCAGCATGCGCGCGCGGCGGACCGGCGTGATCGGTGTGCTCCTCGCCGACTTCGAGCCCTTCAGCGCCGAGATACTCAAGGGCGTCGGCGCCGCGATGCACGACACCGGCTTCGACCTGCTCGCCTACGCGGGGTCGCGGCACGGCGCGAGCGACGGGTGGGAGCGTCGATCGCTCAGCCGGCTCTCGGGCACACTGATCGACGCTGCGATCATGGTGACGCCCACTGTCGTGAGTGCGGGCGCCGAGATCCCGGTCGTGGCCGTCGACCCGCACACCGGCCGGGCCGATCTGCCGACCGTCGAATCAGACAGCTTCGGCGGCGCGCTCGCCGCGACGAGGCACCTGATAGAGCTCGGCCACCGACGCATCGGCTTTCTCGCGGGACGACCGGACCTGCGGTCCGCAGGGCTCCGCGACGCCGGTTATCGCCGCGCCCTCGCCGACGCCGGGATTCCGATCGACCCGTCGCTGATCGGCATCGGCCGCTACGAGCTCGAGGCCACCCGCGAATCGGCGCGCATCATGCTGACCGGCGAATCGCGCCCGACCGCGGTGTTCGCCGCCAACGACCTCTCGGCGATCGCGGTGATCGACGTCGCCCACCAGCTCGGCCTGCGTGTGCCCGCAGATCTCTCGGTCGTCGGGTTCGACGACGTGCCGGAGGCGACCAGGCGGGCGCTGCCGCTCACCACGATCCAGCAGCCCATGCGGCGGCTCGGGGCGGTCGCGGCCGACATGGTCGTGACCTTGCTGTCGGGCGGTGAGATCGACGAGATGAACGTGATCCTGCCGACGAGGCTCGTGGTGCGTGCTACGACATCGGCTCCGGCTCAATGA